The following coding sequences are from one Rhineura floridana isolate rRhiFlo1 chromosome 2, rRhiFlo1.hap2, whole genome shotgun sequence window:
- the UBE2L6 gene encoding ubiquitin/ISG15-conjugating enzyme E2 L6 isoform X9, producing MAAASRRVGKELDAIKRSGFRCLRDIEVDVNNVFLWKGLLVPDDPPYNKGAFRIEISFPSEYPLKPPKVTFKTQIYHPNVDEKGQVCLPIISTENWTPSTKANQVIQSLIMLVNRPEPDHPLRADLAEEFTKDHERFLSKAEEQTCKFSEKRPCE from the exons ATGGCAGCTGCGAGTAGGAGAGTGGGGAag GAGCTGGATGCGATTAAGAGGTCAGGGTTCCGCTGCCTCCGGGATATTGAAGTAGATGTGAACAATGTCTTCTTGTGGAAGGGACTTTTAGTGCCG GATGACCCTCCATACAATAAAGGTGCATTCCGGATTGAGATCAGCTTTCCAAGCGAGTATCCTTTGAAGCCTCCGAAGGTAACTTTCAAGACTCAGATCTACCACCCCAATGTGGACGAGAAGGGTCAGGTGTGCTTGCCGATTATTAGCACTGAGAACTGGACACCTTCCACCAAAGCAAATCAAG TGATCCAGTCACTGATAATGCTGGTGAATCGCCCTGAACCAGATCACCCACTGCGTGCTGACTTGGCCGAGGAGTTCACCAAGGACCATGAGCGCTTCCTGTCCAAAGCAGAAGAACAGACCTGCAAGTTCAGTGAGAAGCGACCATGTGAGTGA
- the UBE2L6 gene encoding ubiquitin/ISG15-conjugating enzyme E2 L6 isoform X8, with protein sequence MRAALEKRLKTSQELDAIKRSGFRCLRDIEVDVNNVFLWKGLLVPDDPPYNKGAFRIEISFPSEYPLKPPKVTFKTQIYHPNVDEKGQVCLPIISTENWTPSTKANQVIQSLIMLVNRPEPDHPLRADLAEEFTKDHERFLSKAEEQTCKFSEKRPCE encoded by the exons ATGAGAG CTGCTTTGGAGAAAAGGCTCAAAACGTCCCAG GAGCTGGATGCGATTAAGAGGTCAGGGTTCCGCTGCCTCCGGGATATTGAAGTAGATGTGAACAATGTCTTCTTGTGGAAGGGACTTTTAGTGCCG GATGACCCTCCATACAATAAAGGTGCATTCCGGATTGAGATCAGCTTTCCAAGCGAGTATCCTTTGAAGCCTCCGAAGGTAACTTTCAAGACTCAGATCTACCACCCCAATGTGGACGAGAAGGGTCAGGTGTGCTTGCCGATTATTAGCACTGAGAACTGGACACCTTCCACCAAAGCAAATCAAG TGATCCAGTCACTGATAATGCTGGTGAATCGCCCTGAACCAGATCACCCACTGCGTGCTGACTTGGCCGAGGAGTTCACCAAGGACCATGAGCGCTTCCTGTCCAAAGCAGAAGAACAGACCTGCAAGTTCAGTGAGAAGCGACCATGTGAGTGA
- the UBE2L6 gene encoding ubiquitin/ISG15-conjugating enzyme E2 L6 isoform X6 → MRAALEKRLKTSQELDAIKRSGFRCLRDIEVDVNNVFLWKGLLVPDDPPYNKGAFRIEISFPSEYPLKPPKVTFKTQIYHPNVDEKGQVCLPIISTENWTPSTKANQVIQSLIMLVNRPEPDHPLRADLAEEFTKDHERFLSKAEEQTCKFSEKRPLLELPWEHKAQS, encoded by the exons ATGAGAG CTGCTTTGGAGAAAAGGCTCAAAACGTCCCAG GAGCTGGATGCGATTAAGAGGTCAGGGTTCCGCTGCCTCCGGGATATTGAAGTAGATGTGAACAATGTCTTCTTGTGGAAGGGACTTTTAGTGCCG GATGACCCTCCATACAATAAAGGTGCATTCCGGATTGAGATCAGCTTTCCAAGCGAGTATCCTTTGAAGCCTCCGAAGGTAACTTTCAAGACTCAGATCTACCACCCCAATGTGGACGAGAAGGGTCAGGTGTGCTTGCCGATTATTAGCACTGAGAACTGGACACCTTCCACCAAAGCAAATCAAG TGATCCAGTCACTGATAATGCTGGTGAATCGCCCTGAACCAGATCACCCACTGCGTGCTGACTTGGCCGAGGAGTTCACCAAGGACCATGAGCGCTTCCTGTCCAAAGCAGAAGAACAGACCTGCAAGTTCAGTGAGAAGCGACCAT
- the UBE2L6 gene encoding ubiquitin/ISG15-conjugating enzyme E2 L6 isoform X7 produces the protein MRAALEKRLKTSQELDAIKRSGFRCLRDIEVDVNNVFLWKGLLVPDDPPYNKGAFRIEISFPSEYPLKPPKVTFKTQIYHPNVDEKGQVCLPIISTENWTPSTKANQVIQSLIMLVNRPEPDHPLRADLAEEFTKDHERFLSKAEEQTCKFSEKRPSQS, from the exons ATGAGAG CTGCTTTGGAGAAAAGGCTCAAAACGTCCCAG GAGCTGGATGCGATTAAGAGGTCAGGGTTCCGCTGCCTCCGGGATATTGAAGTAGATGTGAACAATGTCTTCTTGTGGAAGGGACTTTTAGTGCCG GATGACCCTCCATACAATAAAGGTGCATTCCGGATTGAGATCAGCTTTCCAAGCGAGTATCCTTTGAAGCCTCCGAAGGTAACTTTCAAGACTCAGATCTACCACCCCAATGTGGACGAGAAGGGTCAGGTGTGCTTGCCGATTATTAGCACTGAGAACTGGACACCTTCCACCAAAGCAAATCAAG TGATCCAGTCACTGATAATGCTGGTGAATCGCCCTGAACCAGATCACCCACTGCGTGCTGACTTGGCCGAGGAGTTCACCAAGGACCATGAGCGCTTCCTGTCCAAAGCAGAAGAACAGACCTGCAAGTTCAGTGAGAAGCGACCAT